The following are encoded in a window of Pseudomonas sp. St316 genomic DNA:
- a CDS encoding ComF family protein — MRCQPRYKGPVYIWLKNKQYCLLCGESTDTSQPICTPCESELPWLGDQCSVCALPLPMAGLRCGQCASRPPSFERVLAPWAYDFPVDSLITRFKHQAKWPLGRLLGELLAQSLQHHFDEGLERPDALVPVPLATRRLRQRGFNQAALLARWLSGPLAIPCEEHLLRRTQDTPAQQALDAKARRRNLRQAFALAPQAVLHNRHLALVDDVLTTGATAQALAALLLDAGAARVDVYCLARTPKPGESA; from the coding sequence ATGCGCTGTCAACCACGATACAAAGGTCCGGTTTACATCTGGTTAAAAAACAAACAATACTGCCTGCTGTGCGGCGAAAGTACCGATACGTCGCAACCTATCTGCACACCCTGTGAAAGCGAGCTGCCCTGGCTCGGTGATCAATGCAGCGTCTGCGCCTTGCCGCTGCCCATGGCTGGACTGCGTTGCGGACAATGCGCCTCGCGACCGCCGAGCTTCGAACGGGTCCTGGCGCCCTGGGCCTACGACTTTCCGGTGGACAGCCTGATCACCCGTTTCAAGCACCAGGCGAAATGGCCCCTGGGCCGGCTGCTGGGCGAACTGCTGGCGCAGTCGCTGCAACATCATTTCGACGAAGGGCTGGAGCGGCCCGACGCGCTGGTACCGGTGCCACTGGCGACCCGCCGTTTGCGTCAGCGCGGTTTCAACCAGGCAGCGCTGCTGGCTCGCTGGCTCAGTGGGCCGTTGGCGATCCCTTGCGAAGAACACCTGCTGCGACGCACCCAGGACACCCCCGCCCAACAGGCACTCGATGCCAAGGCCCGGCGGCGGAACCTGCGTCAGGCTTTTGCCCTCGCACCCCAGGCTGTGTTGCACAACCGTCACTTGGCGTTGGTCGACGACGTGCTCACCACGGGCGCCACTGCCCAGGCACTGGCCGCCCTGCTGCTCGATGCCGGCGCTGCGCGGGTCGATGTGTACTGCCTGGCTCGCACGCCGAAACCCGGAGAGTCGGCTTGA
- the bioD gene encoding dethiobiotin synthase gives MSQAYFITGTDTDVGKTTVAAGLLHAARQAGMSTAAGKPVASGCDVTPKGLRNADASALLAECSIPLTYAQVNPVAFEPAIAPHLAAREAGVALTVQSLLGPMREVLALGADFTLIEGAGGWRVPLAGQDNLSDLAIALGLPVILVVGVRLGCISHALLTAEAIARDGLQLAGWVANIIDPKTSRLEENLATLAERLPAPCLGRVPRIKGITADIVAAHLHLDLLD, from the coding sequence ATGAGCCAGGCCTATTTCATTACCGGTACCGACACCGATGTAGGCAAGACCACCGTCGCGGCAGGCCTGCTGCATGCTGCGCGGCAGGCAGGCATGAGCACGGCCGCCGGAAAACCTGTGGCCTCTGGCTGCGACGTGACGCCCAAGGGGCTGCGCAACGCCGATGCCTCGGCTTTGTTGGCCGAATGCTCGATACCGTTGACTTATGCACAGGTCAATCCGGTGGCGTTCGAACCGGCCATAGCGCCGCACTTGGCTGCCCGGGAAGCGGGCGTTGCGTTGACGGTGCAGTCGTTGCTAGGCCCGATGCGCGAAGTGCTGGCGCTGGGCGCCGATTTCACTTTGATCGAGGGCGCGGGCGGTTGGCGCGTGCCGCTGGCCGGCCAGGACAATCTTTCCGACCTGGCGATAGCGCTGGGCTTGCCGGTGATCCTGGTGGTGGGCGTGCGTCTGGGCTGCATCAGCCACGCCTTGTTGACCGCCGAGGCTATCGCCCGTGATGGCTTACAACTTGCCGGTTGGGTCGCGAACATCATCGACCCCAAGACCTCGCGCCTGGAAGAAAATCTCGCCACCCTGGCCGAACGTCTCCCAGCACCGTGCCTGGGGCGAGTGCCGAGGATCAAAGGCATCACTGCCGACATCGTGGCTGCGCATCTGCACCTGGATTTGCTGGATTAA
- a CDS encoding alpha/beta fold hydrolase, producing the protein MRDRLILLPGWGLGVSPLEPLAAALHGLDEHLRVEIEPLLALVSNDPDEWLDELDATVPQDAWLGGWSLGGMLASALAARRGERCCGLLTLASNPSFVAHEQWPSAMHGETFDGFLAGCAADPRQTLKRFSLLCAQGCSDPRGLSRLLLAGAPSTSPEVLMAGLEVLAQLDTRAALQRFRGPQLHLFAGLDALVPAEAAGELLVLLPDVEIGLIEQAGHGFLLEDPHGVAGAIQAFLHESGDD; encoded by the coding sequence ATGCGTGATCGACTGATTCTGCTGCCCGGTTGGGGCCTGGGCGTTTCACCGCTGGAGCCGCTGGCGGCGGCCCTGCACGGGCTCGACGAGCACCTGCGGGTGGAAATCGAACCGTTGCTGGCGTTGGTATCGAACGATCCGGATGAATGGCTCGACGAATTGGACGCCACCGTGCCCCAGGACGCCTGGCTGGGCGGTTGGTCCCTGGGCGGCATGCTGGCCTCGGCGCTGGCGGCGCGTCGGGGTGAGCGTTGCTGCGGCTTGCTGACCCTGGCGAGCAATCCGTCCTTTGTCGCCCATGAGCAATGGCCGAGCGCGATGCATGGAGAAACCTTCGATGGCTTTCTCGCTGGCTGTGCGGCCGACCCGCGCCAGACCCTCAAGCGCTTCAGTCTGCTGTGCGCCCAGGGCTGCAGCGATCCACGCGGGTTGTCCCGGTTGTTGTTGGCCGGGGCGCCGAGTACTTCACCCGAGGTCTTGATGGCTGGGCTTGAAGTGCTGGCGCAACTGGACACACGCGCCGCGTTGCAGCGCTTTCGTGGCCCGCAACTGCATCTGTTTGCCGGGCTCGATGCCCTGGTGCCAGCCGAAGCCGCGGGTGAGTTGCTGGTCTTGCTGCCGGATGTTGAAATCGGCCTGATCGAACAGGCCGGCCACGGATTCCTCCTGGAGGACCCGCACGGTGTCGCCGGGGCGATCCAGGCTTTTTTGCATGAGTCCGGCGATGACTGA
- a CDS encoding pyrroloquinoline quinone biosynthesis protein PqqE → MEISGNTAFYAGLSTIQTGQNRVDQAAGQIANTTIERSVTSQSSEVQVDRLRSVDRSQQSDQAINMVEMSQGKFQVQLGVNVAKASDEMLGTLIDTFA, encoded by the coding sequence ATGGAAATCTCAGGTAACACCGCGTTCTATGCCGGTCTGAGCACGATTCAGACAGGGCAGAACCGTGTCGATCAGGCGGCCGGCCAGATTGCCAACACCACGATCGAGCGTTCGGTCACCAGCCAGTCGTCCGAAGTACAGGTTGATCGCCTGCGCTCGGTGGATCGCAGCCAACAGTCGGACCAAGCCATTAACATGGTCGAAATGTCCCAAGGCAAGTTCCAGGTGCAGCTGGGCGTGAATGTGGCCAAGGCATCCGACGAAATGCTCGGTACGTTGATCGATACCTTCGCCTGA
- a CDS encoding serine/threonine protein kinase, protein MSHPFETLTPDLVLDAVESIGFLSDARVLALNSYENRVYQVGIEDAEPLIAKFYRPQRWTNEAILEEHSFTFELAEYEVPVVAPLIHNGTSLHEHAGFRFTLFPRRGGRAPEPGNLDQLYRLGQLLGRLHAVGATRAFEHREALGVKNFGHDSLATVLASGFVPRSLLPAYESVARDLLKRVEEVYAATPHQNIRMHGDCHPGNMMCRDEVFHIVDLDDCRMGPAVQDLWMMLAGDRQECLGQLSELMDGYREFHDFDPRELALIEPLRALRLMHYSAWLARRWDDPAFPRSFPWFGSERYWGDQVLALREQLAALNEEPLKLF, encoded by the coding sequence ATGTCCCATCCGTTTGAAACCCTCACGCCCGACCTGGTACTCGATGCCGTTGAAAGCATCGGCTTTCTCAGCGACGCCCGCGTGTTGGCCCTCAACAGCTATGAGAACCGCGTCTATCAGGTGGGCATCGAAGATGCCGAGCCACTGATCGCCAAGTTCTATCGTCCCCAGCGCTGGACCAACGAAGCGATCCTGGAAGAGCACAGCTTTACCTTCGAACTGGCCGAATATGAAGTGCCCGTGGTCGCGCCACTGATCCACAACGGCACCAGCCTGCACGAACACGCCGGGTTTCGTTTCACCCTGTTCCCCCGTCGCGGCGGCCGTGCACCGGAGCCGGGCAACCTCGATCAGCTCTATCGCCTGGGACAATTACTCGGGCGCCTGCACGCAGTCGGAGCAACCCGTGCGTTCGAACATCGTGAAGCCCTGGGCGTGAAGAACTTCGGCCACGATTCACTGGCCACCGTGCTGGCAAGCGGCTTCGTCCCTCGTAGCTTGCTGCCGGCCTACGAGTCGGTCGCCCGGGACCTGCTCAAGCGCGTCGAAGAGGTCTACGCCGCCACCCCTCACCAGAACATCCGCATGCACGGCGATTGCCACCCGGGCAACATGATGTGCCGCGACGAGGTGTTCCATATCGTCGACCTCGACGACTGCCGCATGGGCCCGGCGGTGCAGGACTTATGGATGATGCTCGCCGGTGATCGCCAGGAATGCCTGGGACAATTGTCGGAATTGATGGACGGCTACCGTGAGTTCCACGACTTCGACCCGCGGGAATTGGCGCTGATCGAGCCATTGCGGGCCCTGCGCCTGATGCACTACAGCGCCTGGCTGGCGCGGCGCTGGGACGACCCGGCCTTCCCACGCAGCTTCCCGTGGTTCGGCAGCGAACGCTACTGGGGTGACCAGGTGCTGGCGTTGCGCGAGCAACTGGCGGCGCTCAATGAAGAGCCGTTGAAGTTGTTCTGA
- the bioB gene encoding biotin synthase BioB — translation MSASTTANLRHDWSLAEVKALFVQPFNDLLFQAQTVHRAHFDANRVQVSTLLSIKTGACPEDCKYCPQSGHYNTGLDKEKLLEVQKVLEEAARAKAIGSTRFCMGAAWKHPSAKDMPYVLEMVKGVKAMGLETCMTLGRLDLEQTEALAQAGLDYYNHNLDTSPEFYGSIITTRTYSERLQTLAYVRDSGMKICSGGILGMGESLDDRANLLIQLANLPEHPESVPINMLVKVAGTPLENAEDVDPFDFIRMLAVARIMMPQSHVRLSAGREAMNEQMQSLAFLAGANSIFYGDKLLTTANPQADKDMQLFARLGIQPEAREEHADEVHQAAIEQALVEQKSSEQFYNAAV, via the coding sequence ATGAGCGCCAGCACCACTGCCAACCTGCGTCATGACTGGTCTTTGGCCGAAGTCAAAGCACTCTTCGTCCAGCCATTCAATGACCTGCTGTTCCAGGCGCAGACCGTGCACCGCGCGCACTTTGACGCCAACCGCGTCCAGGTTTCCACGCTGCTGTCGATCAAAACCGGCGCTTGCCCGGAAGATTGCAAATATTGTCCGCAGTCCGGTCACTACAACACCGGCCTGGATAAAGAGAAATTGCTCGAAGTGCAGAAGGTCCTCGAAGAGGCTGCACGGGCCAAGGCCATCGGTTCGACCCGTTTCTGCATGGGCGCGGCCTGGAAGCATCCGTCGGCCAAGGACATGCCGTATGTGCTGGAAATGGTCAAAGGCGTGAAGGCCATGGGTCTTGAAACCTGCATGACCCTGGGCCGCCTCGACCTGGAGCAGACCGAAGCGCTGGCCCAGGCCGGCCTGGACTACTACAACCACAACCTCGATACCTCGCCGGAGTTCTACGGCAGCATCATCACCACCCGCACCTACAGCGAGCGCCTGCAGACCCTGGCCTATGTGCGTGATTCGGGAATGAAGATCTGCTCCGGCGGCATCCTGGGCATGGGCGAATCCCTGGACGACCGCGCGAACCTGCTGATCCAGCTGGCGAACCTGCCGGAGCACCCGGAATCGGTGCCGATCAACATGTTGGTCAAAGTCGCCGGCACGCCGCTGGAGAATGCCGAGGACGTCGATCCGTTCGATTTCATCCGCATGCTCGCCGTGGCGCGGATCATGATGCCCCAGTCCCATGTGCGCTTGTCCGCCGGCCGTGAAGCGATGAACGAGCAGATGCAGTCCCTGGCGTTCCTGGCCGGTGCCAACTCGATTTTTTACGGCGACAAGCTGCTGACCACCGCCAACCCGCAAGCCGACAAGGACATGCAGTTGTTCGCACGCCTGGGCATCCAGCCTGAAGCCCGCGAAGAACATGCCGACGAAGTGCACCAGGCGGCGATTGAACAGGCGCTGGTGGAGCAGAAGAGCAGCGAGCAGTTCTACAACGCCGCTGTTTGA
- a CDS encoding TOBE domain-containing protein → MSLPTLLTQHIVRRPQRIALLQHIAEQGSITRAAKSAGLSYKAAWDAIDELNNLADQPLVERSVGGKGGGGAKLSAEGQRVLRLYQRLQALQVQLLEASEDAGDLGLLSRLMLRTSARNQLHGKVLGIDAQGHNDRVRLELARGLVIEARITHDSTLRLELDVGTDVVALIKAGWLQLHPVEQAEKPGINTLRGLIEQVDAAEDGPSEVRISLPNGQTLCALADPLELQKQHLKSGSPVQVTFSATNVLLGTPL, encoded by the coding sequence ATGTCCTTACCCACGCTTCTGACCCAGCACATCGTTCGGCGACCACAACGCATCGCCCTGTTGCAGCACATCGCCGAACAAGGTTCGATCACCCGCGCCGCCAAAAGCGCGGGGCTGAGCTACAAGGCGGCGTGGGATGCCATCGATGAGTTGAACAACCTGGCGGACCAACCGTTAGTGGAGCGCAGTGTTGGCGGCAAAGGCGGTGGCGGAGCCAAGTTGTCGGCCGAAGGCCAACGCGTGCTGCGCCTGTATCAGCGCCTGCAAGCCCTGCAAGTGCAACTGCTGGAAGCGAGCGAGGACGCCGGCGACCTGGGCCTGCTCAGTCGCCTGATGCTGCGCACCAGTGCCCGTAACCAATTGCATGGCAAGGTCCTGGGCATCGACGCCCAGGGGCACAACGACCGGGTACGCCTGGAGCTGGCCCGGGGCCTGGTCATCGAAGCCCGGATTACCCACGACAGCACGCTGCGCCTGGAGCTGGATGTCGGCACCGACGTGGTGGCGCTGATCAAGGCCGGCTGGCTGCAATTGCACCCTGTCGAGCAAGCGGAAAAACCGGGAATCAATACGCTACGCGGCCTGATCGAACAGGTCGACGCCGCCGAAGACGGCCCCAGCGAAGTGCGCATCAGCCTGCCCAACGGCCAGACGCTGTGCGCCCTGGCCGACCCGCTTGAGCTACAAAAACAGCATCTAAAAAGCGGTTCACCGGTGCAAGTGACGTTTTCAGCGACAAATGTGCTGCTCGGCACGCCGCTGTAG
- the bioF gene encoding 8-amino-7-oxononanoate synthase translates to MPFDLAARLAARRADNLYRQRPLLESPQGPEVVVDGQPLLAFCNNDYLGLANHPQVIEAWRAGALRWGVGGGASHLVIGHSGPHHALEEALADLTGRPRALLFTTGYMANLGAVTALVGQGDTVLEDRLNHASLLDAGLLSGARFNRYLHNDAQSLASRLEKATGNTLVVTDGVFSMDGDIADLPALAREAKAKGAWLMVDDAHGFGPLGAHGGGIVEHFGLSQDDVPVLVGTLGKAFGTAGAFVAGSEELIESLIQFARPYIYTTSQPPALACATLKSLELLRSEHWRREHLQVLIRQFRQGAEQIGLQLMDSFTPIQPILIGDAGRAMRLSQMLRERGLMVTAIRPPTVPAGSARLRVTLTAAHSEAQVQLLLTALAECFALLGPEPSHA, encoded by the coding sequence ATGCCCTTCGATCTCGCCGCACGCCTGGCTGCCCGTCGTGCCGACAACCTCTATCGCCAGCGCCCGCTGCTCGAAAGCCCGCAGGGCCCGGAAGTGGTGGTGGACGGCCAGCCGTTGCTGGCGTTCTGCAACAACGATTACCTGGGCCTGGCCAATCACCCGCAAGTGATCGAAGCCTGGCGCGCCGGGGCTCTCCGTTGGGGTGTCGGGGGTGGCGCCTCCCATTTGGTGATCGGCCACAGCGGCCCTCATCACGCCTTGGAAGAAGCCTTGGCCGACCTGACCGGCCGCCCACGGGCGTTGCTGTTCACCACCGGCTACATGGCCAACCTCGGCGCGGTCACCGCGTTGGTGGGGCAGGGCGACACGGTGCTGGAAGACCGCCTCAATCATGCCTCGCTGCTCGACGCCGGGCTGTTGTCCGGTGCGCGTTTCAACCGTTACCTGCACAACGATGCCCAGAGTTTGGCCAGCCGCCTGGAGAAAGCCACCGGCAATACCCTGGTGGTCACCGACGGCGTGTTCAGCATGGACGGCGACATTGCCGACCTGCCGGCCCTGGCTCGCGAAGCCAAGGCCAAGGGCGCCTGGCTGATGGTCGACGATGCCCACGGTTTCGGCCCACTGGGGGCCCATGGCGGCGGTATCGTCGAGCATTTTGGCTTGAGCCAGGATGACGTGCCGGTGTTGGTGGGCACTTTGGGCAAAGCCTTCGGCACCGCCGGGGCGTTCGTCGCCGGTAGCGAGGAATTGATCGAAAGCCTGATCCAGTTCGCCCGTCCCTACATCTACACCACCAGCCAACCGCCGGCCCTGGCCTGCGCCACGCTCAAGAGCCTTGAGCTGCTGCGCAGCGAGCATTGGCGGCGCGAGCACTTGCAGGTGTTGATTCGTCAGTTCCGCCAGGGCGCCGAGCAGATCGGCCTGCAATTGATGGACAGCTTCACGCCGATCCAGCCGATCCTGATTGGCGATGCGGGACGGGCCATGCGTTTGTCGCAAATGTTGCGCGAGCGTGGGCTGATGGTCACGGCGATCCGCCCACCCACCGTACCGGCTGGCAGCGCCCGTTTGCGCGTGACCCTGACCGCCGCCCACAGCGAGGCCCAGGTGCAGCTATTGTTGACTGCACTGGCCGAGTGTTTTGCCCTGTTGGGCCCGGAGCCAAGCCATGCGTGA
- the rarD gene encoding EamA family transporter RarD — MQAANPRRGYILGLSAYIIWGLFPIYFKAIASVPSVEIIIHRVLWSALFGAALLMVWKHPGWWRELRDNPQRLAILALSGTLIAANWLTYVWAVNNERMLEASLGYYINPLVNVLLGMLLLGERLRRMQWLAVGLAAVGVAQQVWQVGSLPWVSLVLALTFGFYGLIRKQAPVKALPGLVVETWMLVPIAIAWLLFNPTAISAQAAFWTTSEAWWLVAAGPVTLVPLVCFNAATRHLPYTTIGFLQYIAPTLVLLLAVTLFGEHLSSSTLVAFLFIWAGLAVYSIDAVISMRRRT, encoded by the coding sequence ATGCAAGCCGCCAACCCGCGTCGCGGGTACATCCTGGGCCTGAGTGCCTACATCATCTGGGGTCTGTTCCCGATCTACTTCAAGGCCATCGCCAGCGTACCGTCGGTGGAGATCATCATCCACCGGGTACTGTGGTCGGCCCTGTTCGGCGCGGCGTTGCTGATGGTCTGGAAACACCCCGGCTGGTGGCGCGAACTGCGGGACAACCCACAACGCCTGGCGATCCTTGCCCTGAGCGGGACGCTGATCGCAGCCAACTGGCTGACCTACGTCTGGGCAGTGAACAACGAGCGTATGCTCGAAGCCAGCCTGGGTTACTACATCAACCCGCTGGTGAACGTATTGCTGGGCATGCTGCTCCTCGGCGAGCGCCTGCGCCGCATGCAATGGCTGGCGGTGGGGTTGGCGGCGGTCGGTGTGGCGCAGCAGGTCTGGCAAGTGGGCAGCCTGCCGTGGGTATCCTTGGTGCTGGCGCTGACCTTCGGTTTCTATGGGCTGATCCGCAAGCAGGCACCGGTCAAGGCGTTGCCAGGGCTGGTGGTGGAAACCTGGATGCTGGTGCCAATAGCCATCGCCTGGTTGCTGTTCAATCCCACGGCCATCAGTGCCCAGGCGGCATTCTGGACCACCTCCGAAGCCTGGTGGCTGGTGGCGGCCGGCCCCGTGACGCTGGTGCCGTTGGTGTGTTTCAACGCCGCAACACGGCATTTGCCCTACACTACCATCGGTTTTCTCCAGTACATCGCGCCGACGCTGGTGCTGTTGCTCGCCGTTACGCTGTTTGGTGAGCACCTGTCGTCCAGCACGCTGGTGGCGTTCCTGTTTATCTGGGCCGGGCTCGCGGTGTACAGCATCGATGCGGTGATCAGCATGCGCCGGCGCACCTGA
- the bioC gene encoding malonyl-ACP O-methyltransferase BioC, which produces MTDLSLPKLPGALPDKRQVAASFSRAATSYDSVAELQRDVGQQLLGRLPPSFMPQRWLDLGCGTGYFTRALGARFGASTGLALDIAEGMLNHARPQGGAAHFVAGDAERLPLQAASCDLVFSSLAVQWCADFAAVLSEAHRVLKPGGVLAFTSLCVGTLYELRDSWRQVDGLVHVNRFRAFEAYQHLCADSGLNVVSLENRPHVLHYPDVRSLTHELKALGAHNLNPGRPGGLTGRARILALVEAYEQFRQAQGLPATYQVVYAVLEKPL; this is translated from the coding sequence ATGACTGATTTGTCTCTTCCCAAATTGCCCGGTGCCTTGCCCGACAAGCGCCAGGTGGCGGCTTCGTTTTCCCGGGCGGCCACCAGCTATGACAGCGTGGCCGAGCTGCAGCGCGACGTGGGCCAACAGTTGCTCGGGCGCTTGCCGCCTTCATTCATGCCGCAACGTTGGCTGGATCTGGGCTGCGGCACCGGCTATTTCACTCGGGCCCTGGGCGCGCGTTTCGGCGCGAGCACAGGCCTGGCGCTGGATATCGCCGAGGGCATGCTCAACCATGCTCGTCCCCAGGGTGGCGCGGCGCATTTTGTGGCGGGTGATGCTGAGCGACTGCCTTTGCAAGCGGCGAGCTGCGACCTGGTGTTCTCCAGCCTGGCGGTGCAGTGGTGTGCGGATTTTGCCGCGGTGCTGAGCGAGGCCCATCGTGTGTTGAAACCAGGTGGAGTGTTGGCCTTCACCAGCCTCTGCGTGGGCACTTTGTACGAATTGCGCGACAGTTGGCGTCAGGTGGATGGCTTGGTTCACGTCAACCGTTTCCGTGCGTTCGAGGCGTATCAACACCTTTGCGCGGACAGTGGGCTGAATGTCGTCAGTCTGGAAAACCGTCCCCATGTGTTGCATTACCCCGACGTGCGCAGTCTGACTCACGAATTGAAAGCCTTGGGTGCCCACAATCTGAACCCCGGTCGCCCCGGCGGCTTGACCGGCAGGGCGCGGATCCTGGCGCTGGTCGAAGCCTATGAGCAGTTTCGTCAGGCGCAAGGACTGCCGGCGACTTATCAGGTGGTCTACGCCGTTTTGGAGAAACCGCTATGA
- a CDS encoding ACT domain-containing protein: MDHLVITVFAPDKPGQVERIADCIAEHGGNWLESRMSRLAGQFAGILRISAPAEAHEALIEALQGLSTHDIRVLIAESALEESCTWKPIAMELVGNDRPGIVRDITRLLSEQGVNVERLVTDVRPAPMSSELLFHAEAILGVPLTLSLETLQERLETLADELMVELKLSDEA, encoded by the coding sequence ATGGACCACCTCGTCATCACTGTTTTCGCCCCGGACAAGCCCGGTCAGGTCGAGCGCATTGCCGATTGCATCGCCGAACACGGCGGTAACTGGCTGGAAAGTCGCATGTCGCGCCTGGCCGGGCAGTTTGCCGGGATCCTGCGGATCAGTGCCCCGGCCGAGGCCCATGAGGCTCTGATCGAAGCCTTGCAGGGGCTATCGACTCACGACATCCGCGTGTTGATCGCTGAAAGCGCCCTTGAGGAGTCCTGCACCTGGAAACCCATCGCCATGGAGTTGGTGGGCAACGACCGGCCCGGCATCGTGCGGGACATCACCCGGTTGTTGAGCGAGCAGGGCGTCAACGTCGAGCGCCTGGTGACCGACGTCCGGCCGGCACCGATGAGCAGCGAGCTGCTGTTCCACGCCGAAGCGATCCTGGGAGTGCCGTTGACCCTTTCGCTGGAGACGTTGCAGGAACGCCTGGAGACCCTGGCCGATGAGTTGATGGTGGAGCTCAAGCTCAGCGACGAAGCGTAA
- a CDS encoding PhoX family phosphatase, with product MSLLEENQSTDLEKIVGLSRRSFIGAGALCGAAMFLGGNLLSRSALAAAVSEGNSRLLGFKGIAAATADTITLPPGYKSSVLISWGQPLQKNAPAFDPSGNGTARAQEVQFGDNNDGMSLFEFPGDKNRALMAINNEYTNYRYLFPHGGQPQSAEDVHKAQASEGVSVIEIQRRRGAQWQFVQESRYNRRIHGNTPIRLRGPAAGHDLLKTSADKSGKKVLGTFQNCANGMTPWGTYLTCEENFTDCFGSSKSDLQFDEAQKRYGATVTSREINWHLYDPRFDLAKNPNELNRHGWVVEIDPFDPESTPVKRTALGRFKHENAALAQTNDGRAVVYMGDDERGEFIYKFVSRERINPRNTKANRNLLDHGTLYVARFDAGDGNPDHPKGKGQWIELTHGKNGLDASSGFADQAQVLIHARLAASAVGATRMDRPEWIVVSPRDGQVYCTLTNNSKRGEDGQPVDGPNPRAKNVYGQILRWRTDRDDHASKTFDWDLFVVAGNPTVHAGTPKAGSSNINAQNMFNSPDGLGFDKAGRLWILTDGDSSNAGDFAGMGNNQMLCADPNSGEIRRFMVGPVGCEVTGISFAPDQKALFVGIQHPGENGGSTFPEHLPNGKPRSSVMVITREDGGVIGA from the coding sequence ATGAGCCTATTAGAAGAAAACCAATCCACCGACCTGGAAAAGATCGTCGGCCTGAGCCGTCGCAGCTTCATCGGCGCGGGCGCCCTGTGCGGCGCGGCGATGTTCCTGGGCGGCAACCTGCTGAGCCGCAGCGCGCTGGCCGCCGCCGTGAGCGAAGGCAACAGCCGGCTGCTGGGTTTCAAGGGCATTGCCGCCGCCACCGCCGACACCATTACGTTGCCGCCAGGCTACAAATCCTCGGTACTGATCAGTTGGGGCCAGCCGCTGCAGAAAAATGCACCGGCCTTCGACCCCAGTGGCAACGGCACAGCCCGCGCACAGGAAGTGCAGTTCGGCGACAACAACGACGGCATGAGCCTGTTCGAATTCCCCGGCGACAAGAACCGGGCGCTGATGGCGATCAACAACGAATACACCAACTACCGCTACCTCTTCCCCCACGGCGGCCAGCCGCAGTCGGCCGAAGACGTGCACAAGGCCCAGGCCAGCGAAGGTGTCTCGGTGATCGAGATCCAGCGTCGTCGCGGTGCCCAGTGGCAGTTCGTCCAGGAATCGCGCTACAACCGCAGGATTCATGGCAACACGCCAATTCGCCTGCGCGGCCCGGCCGCCGGCCACGATTTGCTGAAAACCAGTGCCGACAAGAGCGGCAAGAAAGTGCTGGGCACTTTCCAGAACTGCGCCAACGGCATGACGCCGTGGGGCACTTACCTGACCTGCGAAGAAAACTTCACCGACTGCTTCGGCAGCAGCAAGTCCGACTTGCAGTTCGATGAAGCGCAAAAGCGCTATGGCGCCACCGTCACCAGCCGCGAGATCAACTGGCACCTGTACGACCCACGCTTTGACCTGGCGAAGAACCCCAACGAGCTCAATCGCCATGGCTGGGTGGTGGAAATCGATCCGTTCGACCCTGAGTCCACACCCGTCAAGCGTACGGCCCTGGGCCGCTTCAAGCACGAAAACGCCGCCTTGGCACAAACCAATGACGGTCGTGCCGTGGTCTACATGGGCGACGACGAGCGGGGTGAGTTCATCTACAAGTTCGTCAGCCGCGAGCGCATCAACCCTCGCAACACCAAGGCCAACCGCAACCTGCTGGACCATGGCACCTTGTACGTGGCGCGCTTCGATGCTGGCGACGGCAACCCGGACCACCCCAAAGGCAAAGGCCAGTGGATCGAGCTGACCCACGGCAAGAACGGCCTCGACGCCAGCAGCGGCTTCGCCGACCAGGCGCAAGTGTTGATTCATGCACGCCTGGCCGCCAGTGCCGTGGGCGCCACCCGCATGGACCGCCCTGAGTGGATCGTGGTCAGCCCCAGGGACGGCCAGGTCTATTGCACCCTGACCAACAACTCCAAGCGCGGCGAAGACGGCCAGCCGGTAGACGGGCCGAACCCTCGGGCCAAGAACGTCTACGGGCAAATCCTGCGCTGGCGCACCGACCGCGACGACCACGCCTCCAAGACCTTCGACTGGGACCTGTTCGTGGTCGCCGGCAACCCGACGGTACACGCTGGCACGCCGAAGGCCGGGTCGTCCAATATCAATGCGCAGAACATGTTCAACAGCCCCGATGGCCTGGGCTTCGACAAGGCTGGCCGGCTGTGGATCCTCACCGACGGCGACTCCAGCAACGCTGGCGACTTCGCCGGCATGGGCAACAACCAGATGCTCTGCGCCGACCCCAACAGTGGCGAAATTCGCCGTTTCATGGTCGGGCCGGTGGGCTGCGAAGTGACCGGGATCAGTTTTGCACCGGACCAGAAAGCCTTGTTCGTCGGGATCCAGCATCCCGGGGAAAACGGCGGCTCGACCTTCCCCGAGCACTTGCCCAACGGCAAGCCGCGGTCTTCGGTGATGGTGATTACCCGGGAAGATGGCGGGGTTATCGGCGCCTGA